From a region of the Pseudomonadaceae bacterium SI-3 genome:
- a CDS encoding 50S ribosomal protein L9 — protein MEVILLEKVANLGNLGDKVNVKSGYGRNYLLPQRKATAATPTNIAEFEARRADLEKAAADRKASAETRAAQLAELEVTITATAGDEGKLFGSIGTHDIADALTASGVEVAKSEIRLPNGTIRQVGEYDVAVHLHTDVEATVKLIVIAG, from the coding sequence ATGGAAGTCATCCTGCTGGAAAAAGTCGCAAACCTGGGCAACCTGGGCGACAAGGTAAACGTCAAGTCTGGTTACGGCCGCAACTATCTGCTGCCGCAGCGTAAGGCTACTGCTGCAACTCCGACCAACATTGCCGAGTTTGAAGCTCGCCGTGCTGATCTGGAAAAGGCTGCTGCTGATCGCAAGGCTTCTGCCGAAACTCGCGCTGCTCAGCTGGCTGAACTGGAAGTCACCATCACCGCTACTGCGGGCGATGAAGGCAAGCTGTTCGGTTCCATCGGTACTCACGACATCGCTGACGCGCTGACCGCCTCTGGCGTGGAAGTGGCGAAGAGCGAAATCCGTCTGCCAAACGGCACCATCCGTCAGGTTGGTGAGTACGACGTTGCTGTGCACCTGCACACCGACGTTGAAGCGACCGTAAAGCTGATCGTGATCGCTGGCTGA
- the rpsR gene encoding 30S ribosomal protein S18, producing the protein MARFFRRRKFCRFTAENVKEIDYKDLNTLKAYISETGKIVPSRITGTKARYQRQLATAIKRARFLALLPYTDSHGR; encoded by the coding sequence ATGGCACGTTTTTTCCGTCGTCGTAAGTTCTGCCGTTTCACTGCAGAAAACGTGAAAGAGATCGACTACAAGGATCTCAACACGCTGAAGGCCTACATTTCCGAAACCGGCAAGATCGTTCCTAGCCGTATTACCGGAACCAAAGCACGCTATCAGCGCCAGCTGGCTACCGCTATCAAGCGCGCCCGCTTCCTGGCCCTGCTGCCCTACACCGACAGCCACGGCCGTTAA
- a CDS encoding 30S ribosomal protein S6, producing MRHYEIIFLVHPDQSEQVGGMVERYTKLIEEDGGKIHRLEDWGRRQLAYAINNVHKAHYVMLNVECSGKALAELEDNFRYNDAVIRNLVIRRDEAVTEQSEMLKAEENRSERRERRDRPESDSANENDSDSDSRDNNADE from the coding sequence ATGCGTCATTACGAAATCATCTTTCTGGTCCACCCCGACCAGAGCGAGCAGGTTGGCGGCATGGTGGAGCGTTACACCAAGCTGATCGAAGAGGACGGTGGCAAGATCCATCGTCTGGAAGACTGGGGTCGTCGTCAGCTGGCTTACGCCATCAACAACGTCCACAAGGCTCACTACGTGATGCTGAACGTTGAGTGCAGTGGTAAGGCACTGGCTGAGCTGGAAGACAACTTCCGCTACAACGACGCCGTCATCCGTAATCTGGTCATCCGTCGCGACGAAGCCGTGACTGAACAGTCCGAGATGCTGAAGGCTGAGGAAAACCGTAGCGAGCGCCGTGAGCGTCGTGATCGCCCTGAATCTGACTCTGCCAATGAAAATGACAGTGACAGCGACAGCCGCGACAACAACGCTGACGAGTAA
- a CDS encoding hybrid sensor histidine kinase/response regulator has translation MPQRPSFEALFRVSPNAYLLLDPDLVILDANAAYLELTARSIEEIAGRRIQDAFAADPQFPESTHVDELLDSFARVLRTKALDTLPVIRYSIAVSSGNGAAYEDRYWSATHTPLLDDNGEVIAILQHTVDITELQQLKDSLRSEESAGQPAQQIEAAIISRARFIQDEGNQLRRLFAQAPGFVCFLRGPEHVFELVNEAYQQLTGHRQLLGKPVRDGLPELEGQGFITLLDEVYRTGEPYTDKGMRALLNRRPGAEPEELYVDLVFQPIIERDGRTSGIFVLGSDVTEQHRSQQELREYREHLEELVRERSRELLDSESARRTAQAALMQAQKLEAVGKLTGGIAHDFNNMLQIIGGNLQLLRRNLSGDETAQRRLESAVGGVEKGARLASQLLAFASRQPLQPQSVDVGELLGQMSELLNGALGRAVQVDVDVASDLWPVLADVGNLQAAILNLAVNARDAMGDGGTLCLRLRNRSLDAAQLAGQPGADPGPYVELAVIDQGEGMRPEILERAFEPFFTTRKDKNASGLGLSMVYGFVKQSGGFVVLESEEGEGTSVRVYLPSRVALGEQGGPVAAISEQCDSASASSEQVEPTYASGLRILFVEDDPTLRMLTGEVMDELGHQVSLCESAEAALKQLEQHPFDVLLTDVGLAGMSGIELVREARSRDASLSVVIASGYAVDARDVGLDDLRTMLKPYDIHQVRSLLESIQAERTIAGRS, from the coding sequence ATGCCGCAACGCCCGTCTTTCGAGGCTCTGTTCAGGGTTTCGCCAAATGCCTACCTGCTGCTGGATCCCGATCTGGTAATTCTGGATGCGAACGCGGCTTACCTGGAACTCACCGCACGCAGCATCGAGGAAATCGCTGGGCGGCGAATTCAGGACGCGTTTGCCGCCGACCCGCAATTTCCCGAGTCGACTCATGTCGACGAACTCCTCGACTCCTTTGCTAGGGTCCTGCGTACGAAGGCTTTGGATACCTTGCCCGTTATCCGATATTCCATCGCGGTCAGCTCCGGCAACGGTGCGGCATATGAGGACCGCTACTGGAGCGCGACGCACACACCGTTGTTGGACGATAACGGCGAAGTCATCGCCATCCTTCAGCACACCGTGGATATCACTGAACTGCAGCAGCTGAAGGACTCCTTGCGCTCGGAAGAGTCTGCTGGTCAGCCGGCTCAACAGATCGAGGCGGCGATCATATCCCGAGCGCGGTTCATACAGGATGAAGGCAATCAACTGCGCCGGTTGTTTGCCCAGGCACCTGGTTTCGTCTGCTTTCTGCGTGGTCCCGAGCATGTGTTCGAGCTGGTCAACGAGGCGTATCAGCAGCTTACCGGCCACCGCCAGCTGCTCGGCAAGCCTGTGCGTGACGGGCTGCCCGAGCTGGAGGGCCAGGGTTTTATTACGCTGCTCGATGAGGTGTACCGCACCGGCGAACCCTACACCGACAAAGGCATGCGGGCACTGCTAAACCGCCGTCCGGGTGCCGAACCGGAGGAGCTGTACGTCGATCTGGTGTTTCAGCCAATCATCGAGCGCGACGGCCGAACGTCCGGTATTTTCGTGCTCGGCAGCGACGTTACCGAGCAGCATCGCAGCCAGCAGGAGTTGCGTGAGTATCGCGAACATCTCGAAGAACTGGTGCGTGAGCGCAGCCGCGAATTGCTTGACAGCGAGTCCGCACGTCGCACCGCCCAGGCAGCCCTGATGCAAGCGCAAAAGCTTGAGGCTGTCGGCAAACTCACCGGGGGCATCGCGCATGATTTCAACAACATGTTGCAGATTATCGGCGGCAATCTGCAGTTGTTGCGTCGCAACCTGAGCGGTGACGAAACGGCCCAGCGGCGGCTGGAGTCGGCTGTGGGCGGTGTAGAAAAGGGCGCTCGTCTGGCGTCGCAACTCTTGGCCTTCGCGAGCCGTCAGCCGTTGCAGCCACAATCTGTTGATGTCGGTGAATTGCTCGGTCAGATGAGTGAGTTGCTCAACGGTGCCCTGGGGCGCGCTGTTCAGGTTGATGTCGATGTCGCATCGGACCTGTGGCCAGTACTGGCCGATGTCGGCAATCTGCAGGCGGCGATACTCAACCTGGCCGTCAACGCGCGCGATGCGATGGGCGATGGCGGGACTCTTTGCCTGCGCTTGCGCAACCGTAGCCTGGACGCAGCTCAGCTCGCGGGACAGCCCGGCGCCGATCCCGGTCCGTACGTTGAACTTGCGGTCATCGATCAGGGAGAGGGCATGCGCCCGGAAATCCTCGAACGCGCGTTCGAGCCATTCTTCACCACGCGCAAAGATAAAAATGCGTCTGGCCTTGGTTTGAGCATGGTCTATGGCTTCGTCAAGCAGAGCGGCGGGTTCGTTGTGCTGGAAAGCGAAGAAGGCGAGGGTACGTCGGTGCGGGTCTACCTGCCGAGCCGCGTTGCGCTGGGTGAGCAGGGGGGGCCTGTAGCCGCGATTTCCGAGCAGTGCGACTCGGCATCAGCTTCATCCGAGCAGGTCGAGCCGACATACGCGTCAGGCCTTAGGATTCTGTTCGTCGAGGATGACCCGACGCTGCGCATGCTCACCGGAGAAGTCATGGACGAGCTGGGACACCAGGTCAGCCTCTGCGAGTCGGCCGAGGCTGCGTTGAAGCAACTCGAGCAGCATCCATTTGACGTGCTGCTTACCGATGTCGGTCTGGCTGGCATGAGCGGTATCGAGCTGGTTCGTGAGGCCCGGTCGCGCGATGCCAGCCTGAGTGTCGTCATTGCTTCGGGCTACGCCGTCGATGCTCGGGACGTGGGTCTGGACGACCTGCGCACCATGCTCAAGCCCTACGATATTCACCAAGTCAGATCGTTGCTCGAAAGCATTCAGGCCGAGCGGACCATCGCAGGGCGTAGCTAG
- a CDS encoding 23S rRNA (guanosine(2251)-2'-O)-methyltransferase RlmB — MSDLEKVYGLHAVEALLRHHPKRVKQIWLAEGRDDPRVLNLLQLAAESKVRVGQCERREMDAWVEGVHQGVIADVSPSQVWGDAMLEELLDRTEGAPLLLVLDGVTDPHNLGACLRTADAAGALAVIIPKDKSATLNATVRKVACGAAEVIPLVAVTNLARTLEKLQQRGLWVVGTAGEAEQEIYDQDLSGPIVMVMGAEGKGMRRLTREHCDFLVRLPMGGSVSSLNVSVATGVCLFEALRQRRSALPAS, encoded by the coding sequence ATGAGCGATCTAGAAAAGGTTTATGGTCTTCATGCCGTCGAGGCGTTGCTTCGCCATCATCCGAAGCGAGTCAAGCAGATTTGGCTGGCGGAGGGGCGTGATGATCCGCGCGTGCTGAATTTGCTCCAGCTGGCTGCCGAATCGAAGGTTCGAGTCGGCCAGTGCGAGCGCCGCGAAATGGACGCCTGGGTCGAGGGCGTGCATCAGGGCGTGATTGCTGACGTCAGTCCCAGCCAGGTTTGGGGCGATGCCATGCTTGAGGAGCTGCTCGATCGCACCGAAGGCGCGCCACTGTTGCTCGTGCTCGACGGCGTCACAGACCCGCATAATCTAGGGGCCTGTCTGCGAACTGCCGATGCGGCCGGCGCCCTGGCCGTGATCATACCCAAGGATAAATCCGCGACGCTGAACGCTACGGTGCGCAAGGTGGCCTGCGGTGCTGCCGAGGTCATTCCGCTGGTAGCCGTCACCAATCTCGCCCGGACGCTGGAAAAACTGCAGCAGCGCGGTTTGTGGGTCGTCGGTACGGCTGGTGAGGCCGAGCAGGAGATCTACGATCAGGATCTCAGCGGGCCGATCGTTATGGTGATGGGGGCCGAGGGCAAGGGGATGCGGCGCCTGACCCGTGAGCACTGCGATTTCCTGGTGCGTTTGCCCATGGGCGGCAGCGTCAGCAGCCTCAACGTCTCCGTCGCTACCGGAGTTTGCCTGTTCGAGGCCCTGCGCCAACGGCGCTCGGCACTGCCCGCGAGCTAG
- a CDS encoding ribonuclease R: MADWQSLDPEAAREAEKYENPIPSRELILKHLSERGSPAAREQLVEEFGLSSEDDIEALRRRLRAMERDGQVIYTRRGTYAPVDKLDLVCGRVSGHRDGFGFLIPDDRSDDLFLSPAQMRLVFDGDRCLARVAGLDRRGRREGAIVEIIGRAHETIVGRYQEESGIGFVMADNPKIQQEVLVTPGRSMDAKPGQFVEIKITHWPTQRFQPQGDVVEVIGNYMAPGMEIDVALRSFDIPHVWPDAVKREAAKLKPEVEEKDKQKRVDLRHLPFVTIDGEDARDFDDAVYCEKLSGWKLFSGGFRLYVAIADVSHYVKVGSALDQEAEVRGTSVYFPERVVPMLPEELSNGLCSLNPHVDRLAMVCEITLSKSGKMTDYQFYEAVIHSHARLTYNKVSSMLEQPSSAEGKGLIGEYGEVLPDLKQLYALYKILLKARHARGAIDFETQETRIVFGAGRKISEIKPTERNDAHKLIEECMLCANVATARFLQDHDIPGLYRVHDGPPLERQEKLRAFLGELGLALHKGKEGPTPKDYQALLEHIQGRPDFHVIQTVMLRSLSQAVYSPDNNGHFGLNYEAYAHFTSPIRRYPDLLIHRAIRSVIRSKRDTSHVRRAGATSMPKARIYPYDEAALEQLGEQCSMTERRADEATRDVVNWLKCEFMKDRVGENFPGVITAVTGFGLFVELTDIYVEGLVHVTAMPGDYYHFDPLHHRLSGERSGRSFRLGDSVEVRVMRVDLDERKIDFELIGGGSKTGAGERGASDGRGGRKDSRGKKGADASLSKGNESVSDDVRKSREIKKALLGDAKAGKTSKSKPKRSGSKPKAAAGKATPKSEGAAPRKRKAKP; this comes from the coding sequence ATGGCCGATTGGCAATCCCTCGATCCCGAGGCCGCACGTGAAGCGGAAAAGTACGAAAACCCCATTCCCAGCCGCGAATTGATACTCAAGCATCTGAGCGAGCGCGGCTCGCCAGCGGCCCGTGAGCAGCTGGTGGAAGAGTTCGGATTATCCTCCGAAGATGACATTGAAGCTCTGCGCCGCCGTTTGCGCGCGATGGAGCGTGACGGTCAGGTGATCTATACCCGGCGTGGCACCTATGCCCCGGTAGACAAGCTGGACCTGGTTTGCGGTCGCGTCAGCGGTCATCGCGACGGTTTCGGTTTTCTCATCCCTGACGACCGCAGCGACGATCTGTTCTTGAGTCCAGCACAGATGCGTCTGGTGTTTGACGGTGATCGCTGTCTGGCTCGCGTGGCCGGGCTTGATCGCCGCGGCCGCCGCGAAGGTGCGATTGTTGAGATCATCGGTCGTGCCCACGAAACCATCGTAGGCCGCTACCAGGAAGAAAGTGGAATCGGCTTTGTGATGGCCGATAACCCCAAGATCCAGCAGGAAGTGCTGGTCACGCCGGGTCGTTCCATGGATGCCAAGCCGGGTCAGTTCGTCGAGATCAAGATTACCCACTGGCCGACTCAGCGGTTTCAGCCACAGGGCGACGTGGTCGAGGTGATCGGCAACTACATGGCTCCCGGTATGGAAATCGATGTCGCGCTTCGTAGCTTCGACATTCCGCATGTCTGGCCGGATGCGGTAAAACGCGAAGCCGCCAAGCTCAAGCCGGAAGTCGAGGAGAAGGACAAGCAGAAACGCGTCGACCTTCGCCACCTGCCGTTCGTCACCATCGACGGCGAGGATGCGCGTGACTTCGATGATGCCGTTTACTGCGAGAAGCTCAGTGGCTGGAAGCTGTTTTCCGGTGGCTTCCGCCTGTACGTGGCGATCGCCGATGTCTCGCACTATGTAAAGGTCGGCTCGGCGCTGGATCAGGAAGCTGAAGTACGTGGTACCTCGGTGTACTTCCCCGAGCGTGTCGTGCCGATGCTGCCGGAAGAATTGTCGAATGGGCTCTGCTCGCTAAATCCGCATGTCGACCGTCTGGCGATGGTCTGCGAAATTACCTTGAGCAAGTCGGGGAAGATGACGGATTACCAGTTCTATGAAGCGGTGATCCATTCCCACGCACGACTGACCTATAACAAGGTCAGCAGCATGCTTGAACAGCCATCTTCGGCTGAAGGCAAAGGCCTTATCGGCGAGTACGGTGAAGTGCTGCCCGACCTTAAGCAGCTCTATGCGCTCTATAAGATATTGCTCAAGGCGCGGCATGCCCGCGGGGCGATCGACTTCGAGACGCAGGAAACCCGCATCGTTTTCGGCGCTGGTCGCAAGATCTCGGAAATCAAGCCGACCGAGCGCAACGACGCGCACAAGCTGATCGAGGAGTGCATGCTATGCGCCAACGTGGCCACTGCACGCTTCCTTCAGGATCACGACATTCCGGGCTTGTATCGTGTGCACGATGGTCCCCCCCTGGAGCGTCAGGAGAAACTCCGAGCGTTTCTCGGCGAGCTGGGCCTGGCCTTGCACAAGGGCAAAGAGGGGCCAACGCCTAAGGATTACCAGGCGCTGCTGGAGCACATCCAGGGCCGTCCCGACTTCCACGTGATTCAGACGGTAATGCTGCGCTCCCTCAGTCAGGCGGTTTACAGTCCTGACAATAATGGCCATTTCGGCCTGAACTACGAGGCATACGCACATTTCACATCGCCGATTCGCCGCTACCCGGATCTGCTGATCCATCGGGCGATCCGCAGCGTGATCCGCTCCAAGCGCGACACGTCGCACGTTCGCCGCGCGGGCGCTACCAGCATGCCCAAGGCGCGCATCTATCCGTATGACGAGGCCGCATTGGAGCAGTTGGGCGAGCAGTGCTCAATGACCGAGCGCCGCGCCGATGAAGCGACCCGTGACGTCGTGAATTGGCTGAAATGCGAGTTTATGAAAGACCGGGTCGGTGAGAATTTCCCCGGCGTTATCACGGCCGTGACCGGCTTCGGCCTGTTCGTCGAACTGACCGATATCTACGTCGAAGGGTTGGTGCACGTGACGGCCATGCCGGGCGACTACTACCACTTCGATCCGTTACATCATCGCCTGTCCGGCGAACGCAGCGGTCGCAGCTTCCGTCTTGGCGACAGCGTCGAGGTGCGGGTCATGCGTGTCGATCTCGATGAGCGCAAGATCGACTTCGAGTTGATTGGCGGTGGCAGCAAGACCGGAGCCGGCGAGCGCGGAGCCTCGGACGGCCGCGGCGGACGTAAAGACAGTCGCGGCAAGAAAGGCGCTGATGCGTCTTTGTCGAAGGGCAATGAGTCGGTCAGCGATGATGTCCGCAAGAGTCGTGAGATCAAGAAGGCACTGCTAGGCGACGCCAAGGCAGGCAAAACGTCTAAAAGCAAGCCCAAGCGCAGCGGCTCGAAACCGAAGGCGGCCGCCGGCAAGGCCACGCCGAAGTCCGAGGGCGCCGCGCCCCGTAAGCGTAAGGCCAAACCATGA
- a CDS encoding adenylosuccinate synthase, with protein MGKNVVVLGTQWGDEGKGKIVDLLTDQAAAVVRFQGGHNAGHTLVIDGEKTVLHLIPSGILRENVQCLIGNGVVVAPDALMREITKLEEKGVPVRERLRISPACTLILPYHVALDQAREASRSEGKIGTTGRGIGPAYEDKVARRGLRIGDLFNPERFTVKLRELLEYHNFILQNFYKVEPVDFQKTLDEALGYADILRPMMTDVSARLHELRKQGARIMFEGAQGSLLDIDHGTYPYVTSSSTTAGGTATGSGFGPLYLDYILGITKAYTTRVGSGPFPTELFDEVGARLAERGHEFGSTTGRARRCGWFDAVILRRAIEINSVSGICLTKLDVLDGLETIRICVAYKDRDGEVLVDAPTDADSYQGLQPVYEELPGWNESTVGVKSLEALPANARAYIKRIEELVEAPVDIISTGPDRNETIVLRHPYA; from the coding sequence ATGGGTAAGAATGTCGTGGTCCTGGGCACCCAATGGGGTGATGAGGGCAAGGGCAAGATCGTTGATCTGCTGACCGACCAGGCTGCGGCCGTGGTGCGTTTCCAGGGCGGTCACAATGCTGGTCACACGCTGGTCATCGACGGCGAAAAAACTGTGCTGCATCTGATTCCGTCTGGAATTCTGCGTGAGAACGTACAGTGCCTCATCGGTAATGGCGTAGTCGTGGCGCCGGATGCCCTGATGCGTGAAATCACCAAGCTCGAAGAAAAGGGTGTCCCTGTTCGTGAGCGCCTGCGCATCAGTCCAGCCTGTACTCTCATTCTGCCGTATCACGTCGCTCTGGATCAGGCGCGTGAAGCTTCGCGTTCCGAAGGCAAGATTGGTACTACCGGTCGTGGCATTGGGCCGGCCTATGAAGACAAGGTTGCCCGTCGTGGTTTGCGCATCGGCGACTTGTTCAACCCTGAGCGTTTCACGGTCAAATTGCGTGAGCTGCTCGAGTATCACAACTTCATCTTGCAGAATTTCTACAAGGTCGAGCCTGTCGATTTCCAGAAGACGCTCGATGAGGCGCTGGGCTACGCCGATATCCTCCGGCCGATGATGACGGACGTCTCGGCGCGACTGCATGAGTTGCGCAAGCAGGGTGCGCGCATCATGTTCGAGGGTGCGCAGGGTTCGCTGCTCGACATCGATCATGGCACCTACCCCTATGTCACCAGCTCCAGCACCACGGCGGGGGGCACTGCCACTGGTTCCGGTTTTGGTCCGCTATATCTGGACTACATCCTCGGCATTACAAAGGCCTACACCACGCGCGTCGGGTCCGGCCCTTTCCCCACTGAGCTGTTCGATGAGGTGGGTGCTCGTCTGGCCGAGCGTGGTCATGAGTTCGGCTCGACCACTGGTCGCGCCCGTCGCTGCGGTTGGTTCGATGCGGTCATCCTGCGCCGCGCAATCGAGATCAACAGTGTCTCAGGTATCTGTCTGACCAAGCTGGATGTACTGGACGGCCTGGAAACCATCCGTATCTGCGTCGCTTACAAGGACCGTGATGGGGAGGTGCTGGTTGATGCGCCGACCGACGCGGACAGCTATCAGGGCTTGCAGCCAGTATACGAAGAGCTGCCTGGCTGGAATGAATCCACCGTCGGGGTCAAGTCGCTCGAGGCTCTGCCTGCTAATGCGCGTGCTTACATCAAGCGTATCGAGGAACTTGTCGAGGCGCCGGTCGACATCATTTCCACCGGGCCGGACCGCAACGAGACCATCGTGCTGCGTCATCCCTACGCCTGA
- a CDS encoding ATP phosphoribosyltransferase regulatory subunit: MATIDRWLLPDGIEEVLPPEAARIETARRRVLDLFQCWGYELVITPHVEFLESLLIGAGQDLDLKTFKVVDPLSGRQMGLRADITPQVARVDAHTLRREGPSRLCYAGSVLHAKPQALATSRSPIQLGAELYGDSSTSSDLEVISLMLETLILADVSDLHMDLGHVGIYRGLARAAGLSGGAEQRLFDALQRKAMDEIAALTADVEPALASMLRALARLCGGRETLDAAREVLAGAPAPVLQSLDGLAHIAEQLAMRYPELPLYFDLGELRGYHYHTGVVFAVFVPGVGQSIAQGGRYDDIGADFGRARPATGFSTDLKTLVRLGNAELVGPSAGVWAPYSTDPALWQAIRRLREQGERVVQALDGQQGDAAPGVGCDRQLLLQEGSWVVMPLVR, encoded by the coding sequence ATGGCAACGATAGACCGCTGGCTTCTGCCAGATGGCATTGAAGAGGTGCTGCCGCCCGAAGCGGCGCGTATCGAAACTGCACGGCGTCGTGTGCTGGATCTTTTCCAGTGCTGGGGCTATGAGTTGGTTATTACCCCTCATGTGGAGTTTCTCGAGTCGCTCCTGATTGGCGCGGGGCAGGACCTTGATCTTAAGACCTTTAAGGTCGTCGATCCGTTGTCAGGGCGGCAGATGGGCTTGCGAGCGGACATCACGCCGCAAGTGGCGCGGGTGGATGCCCATACGTTGCGCCGCGAAGGGCCCAGCCGCCTGTGCTATGCCGGCAGCGTCCTGCATGCCAAGCCGCAGGCCCTCGCCACGTCGCGGAGCCCGATTCAGCTGGGCGCCGAACTTTATGGAGACAGCAGCACTTCCAGCGATCTTGAAGTGATCAGCTTGATGCTGGAAACCCTCATTCTCGCCGATGTGTCGGACCTGCACATGGATCTCGGCCATGTGGGGATTTATCGCGGGTTGGCGCGGGCCGCCGGTCTCTCTGGGGGCGCAGAGCAGCGCCTCTTCGATGCCTTGCAGCGTAAGGCGATGGACGAGATCGCAGCGCTGACCGCCGACGTCGAGCCCGCCTTGGCGAGCATGTTGCGCGCATTAGCGCGGCTCTGTGGTGGTCGCGAGACGCTTGACGCTGCTCGCGAGGTGCTTGCCGGTGCGCCTGCTCCGGTTCTTCAATCGCTCGATGGCTTGGCGCATATCGCCGAACAGTTGGCGATGCGGTATCCCGAGCTGCCGTTGTATTTCGATCTTGGCGAGCTACGCGGCTATCACTACCACACTGGTGTCGTCTTCGCGGTATTCGTCCCGGGCGTCGGCCAGTCGATCGCTCAGGGTGGGCGTTATGACGACATTGGTGCTGATTTCGGGCGGGCGCGTCCGGCGACCGGCTTTTCGACGGACCTAAAGACGCTGGTCAGGCTGGGTAATGCCGAGCTTGTTGGCCCATCGGCCGGTGTCTGGGCGCCGTACAGCACTGATCCGGCTTTATGGCAGGCAATCCGTCGGCTGCGTGAGCAGGGTGAGCGGGTAGTGCAGGCCTTGGACGGGCAGCAGGGCGACGCCGCGCCAGGTGTTGGCTGTGACCGGCAGCTACTGTTGCAAGAGGGTTCCTGGGTTGTAATGCCGCTGGTCCGCTGA
- the hflC gene encoding protease modulator HflC, protein MSNKSLTALIVGVVLAIVAWNSFYIVSQTERAVLLRFGRIVEPDVKPGMHLKIPYVNSVRKFDARLMTLDTTTSRFLTLEKKALMVDSYAKWRVDDAERFYTATSGMKQIADERLARRLEAALRDQFGKRTLHESVSGQRDELMSLVTNSLNRAAQQELGIEVVDVRVKGIDLPREVNRSVFERMSSEREREAREHRAKGKELAEGIRADADRQRRVLLAEAFREAEELRGDGDAQAASIYAAAYGQDREFYSFHRSLQAYRESFANKEDVLVLDPNSDFFRYLESATAQ, encoded by the coding sequence ATGAGCAATAAATCCCTGACCGCACTCATTGTGGGTGTGGTGCTGGCGATCGTGGCGTGGAACAGCTTCTACATCGTGTCCCAGACAGAGCGAGCGGTATTGCTGCGATTCGGTCGTATCGTTGAGCCCGACGTAAAGCCGGGCATGCACCTGAAAATCCCTTACGTCAATAGCGTGCGCAAGTTCGATGCGCGTCTGATGACGTTGGATACCACCACGTCACGCTTTCTGACGCTGGAGAAGAAAGCGCTGATGGTTGACTCGTACGCCAAATGGCGTGTTGACGATGCTGAGCGCTTTTATACGGCGACTTCAGGCATGAAGCAGATTGCAGATGAGCGACTCGCGCGCCGTCTCGAAGCTGCGCTGCGAGATCAGTTCGGTAAGCGGACATTGCACGAGTCTGTATCCGGTCAGCGCGACGAGCTGATGAGTCTGGTGACCAATAGTCTGAATCGTGCTGCGCAGCAGGAGCTCGGGATTGAGGTGGTGGATGTCCGAGTAAAGGGCATTGACCTCCCGCGCGAAGTGAACCGTAGCGTGTTCGAGCGGATGAGCTCTGAGCGCGAACGTGAAGCACGTGAGCATCGCGCTAAAGGTAAGGAGCTGGCTGAAGGCATTCGTGCCGATGCTGACCGGCAGCGTCGAGTGCTATTGGCTGAGGCGTTCCGTGAGGCCGAAGAGTTGCGCGGTGACGGCGATGCGCAGGCGGCGTCCATCTATGCTGCGGCGTATGGGCAGGATCGGGAATTCTATTCCTTCCATCGCAGCCTCCAAGCCTACCGAGAGAGCTTCGCCAACAAGGAAGATGTTCTGGTGCTAGATCCCAATAGCGATTTCTTCCGTTATCTGGAATCCGCAACAGCGCAGTGA